The Paenibacillus sp. FSL R7-0345 DNA segment CCAGCCTGTTACGCTGATTACCAATAATCCGAAAAAGCTGGAAGCATTGAAGGCTGCGGGCATGAACACAGGGAAGCGGATTCCGCTATGGGGAGATGTGTCTGTGTTTAACGAAAAGTACCTGCGGACCAAGGTTTCCCGTTCCGGTCATCTGGAGGCAGTGAAGACGGCAGATTTTTTTGACGGAAGAGTCGCTAAATAATGAGGGGTAGTTCTTTTCTGCTTTGTACATTATAATGAAGAACTGAATCCAACTTATAGCTTAGCGAGGTACTCTATGAATGCAATTGAAGTGCAGGACTTGCGCAAAACCTTTAAAGTCCAAAAAAACCGCGAGGGCCTCAAAGGGGCCTTCGCTGATTTATTTAAACGGCAGTATTCCGAGGTTACTGCGGTAAAGGATATTTCATTTACGATTCCCGAAGGTGAAATCTGCGGCTACATCGGGGAGAACGGGGCAGGTAAATCGACGACGATCAAGATGCTTACGGGTATTCTGGTTCCTACATCAGGCAAAGTATCTGTAGGCGGATTTGTTCCTTATATGGAACGCGAGAAGTTCGTGCAGAATATCGGTGTCGTATTCGGACAGCGCAGCCAGCTGTGGTGGGACATCGGAGTTATTGAGTCTTTTCAGCTGCTGCGTAAGGTGTACAGAGTGTCTGAGCATGATTTCAAAAAGCGCCTGGACGAGCTGGTAGAGCGGCTGGAGCTGCAGGAGCTGCTGAACCGTCCGGTCCGCAAGCTGAGTCTCGGCCAGCGGATGCGCTGTGAGCTGGTGGCTGCGCTGCTGCACAACCCGTCTATCCTGTTTCTGGACGAGCCGACCATTGGTCTGGATATTGTCGTGAAGTCCGAAATCCGCGATTTTCT contains these protein-coding regions:
- a CDS encoding ABC transporter ATP-binding protein, producing the protein MNAIEVQDLRKTFKVQKNREGLKGAFADLFKRQYSEVTAVKDISFTIPEGEICGYIGENGAGKSTTIKMLTGILVPTSGKVSVGGFVPYMEREKFVQNIGVVFGQRSQLWWDIGVIESFQLLRKVYRVSEHDFKKRLDELVERLELQELLNRPVRKLSLGQRMRCELVAALLHNPSILFLDEPTIGLDIVVKSEIRDFLKDMNREHGTTILLTTHDLQDIEALCSRVIMLDDGRIIYDGGLEELKQRWGTGREVQFQFGAATKLAQLVQWTDGMPVTWSAENELGAKVWIPLELNVSDVLARVVGSADITDIKIIETNTDEIVRSIYQSGSAEKPEDKIAALQEEKEAAHV